The Halovivax ruber XH-70 genome includes the window GACCGACGCCTTCGCGATGAGATCGACGTCGCCGGCGACAATATGGACGTCCGTGACGCCGTCGATGGCGTCGATCTCCCGGCGGAGTCGGTCGGCGTCGCCGGTGTTGGCCTTGACCATGACGTAGGCGGTCACCATCACTGGACACCTCCGAGGTCGACCGTCTGTTCGCCGTCGGCCTCGCCGACGACGATCTGGCGGACGTCGCTCAGGACCGTGAAGTCTGCAAGCACGACGAGTCGGTCACCGGCGGCGAGCGACTCGTCCGGGTGTGGGATCTCGAACGGTCCGTCCTCGGGGCCGTGTGCGAGGACCCGTGCGTCGGCGGGGAGTTCGAGTTCGCTGACGAGGTATCCCGCGACCGGGGACTCGGGCGTGACGGTGAGTTCGACGAGCTGGAGGTTCTGGGCGATGTCGGCAATTGCGCGGATCGTTCCGCCAAGCAGGGCGTTCTTCGCGCCGATCGCGCCGAGGCGTTCGGGGTAGATCACTTCGTCGACCTCGTCTGCGTACTTCCGGTAGATCTCTTCGCGATAGTCGTCGTCGATCCGCATCACCGTCCGACAACCCGCGTGTGAGGCGATCATACAGGCCGCGAAGTTCGCGTTGAGGTCGCTGGTGAGTGCTCCGACGGCGTCGGCGTCGTCGAGTCCAGCTG containing:
- a CDS encoding potassium channel family protein, coding for MRFVIVGAGRVGLRTARVLREEGHDVTVIERDESTIRRAEDAGLDVIAGDGSRTEVLETAGLDDADAVGALTSDLNANFAACMIASHAGCRTVMRIDDDYREEIYRKYADEVDEVIYPERLGAIGAKNALLGGTIRAIADIAQNLQLVELTVTPESPVAGYLVSELELPADARVLAHGPEDGPFEIPHPDESLAAGDRLVVLADFTVLSDVRQIVVGEADGEQTVDLGGVQ
- a CDS encoding Lrp/AsnC family transcriptional regulator, with product MVTAYVMVKANTGDADRLRREIDAIDGVTDVHIVAGDVDLIAKASVDSPAAIKDVAATAIQGIDGVEGTQTYIAMD